From the genome of Mycoplasma anserisalpingitidis, one region includes:
- a CDS encoding YaaA family protein: MKILISPAKNFTYYTVSEKEFSLPIFHSKSKLIEKLINELTDPEFTEVYKIKENKIEQYRAYSSIENKENLLAINSFNGIQYKYLDYSSLTEQQKSFINQNVLILSSLYGIISPLNRIKEHKIDFNNKLNLYHFWNDQISCFFKTNKDEKYLILSSNEYTKLIQNHLKNSQYISVKFVEEIKGKLVSKSTMSKIQRGKMLRWITQNNINDFEQIKNYALDNFEFFMQNNNELIFKQKNK, from the coding sequence ATGAAAATATTAATTTCTCCAGCCAAAAATTTTACTTATTACACAGTTAGTGAAAAAGAATTTTCTCTTCCGATTTTTCACAGTAAATCTAAATTAATAGAAAAATTAATTAATGAATTGACAGATCCAGAATTTACAGAGGTTTATAAGATAAAAGAAAACAAAATAGAGCAATACCGAGCTTACAGCAGTATTGAAAACAAGGAAAATCTTTTAGCGATAAATTCTTTTAACGGAATACAATATAAATACCTTGATTACAGTAGTTTAACTGAACAACAAAAGAGTTTTATTAATCAAAATGTGTTAATTTTAAGTAGTTTATATGGAATAATTAGTCCATTAAATAGAATAAAAGAGCATAAAATTGACTTTAATAATAAACTAAATTTATATCATTTTTGAAATGATCAAATCAGTTGTTTTTTCAAAACAAATAAAGATGAAAAATACTTAATTTTAAGTTCAAATGAATACACTAAATTGATTCAAAACCATCTTAAAAATAGTCAATATATAAGTGTAAAATTTGTTGAAGAGATTAAAGGTAAATTAGTTTCTAAAAGTACTATGTCCAAAATTCAAAGAGGAAAAATGCTTCGCTGAATTACACAAAATAATATAAATGACTTTGAACAAATCAAAAATTACGCTTTGGATAACTTTGAATTCTTTATGCAAAATAATAATGAACTAATTTTTAAACAAAAAAATAAATAA
- a CDS encoding MAGa3780 family membrane protein, translating into MKNRFINLEKNRKITLIIGILVLLVFLYSAIGDAIFRVKEFNQQLQTVNDNTLNDLLNYSQLRPTLLGFMWKKTLTFTYITNLSVAISLIIYAFYGDKLFSKLWVLYSASWITITFLVFWTLIFAELARAEIWSLSFTISTHAINPIIAIVMLFYLKNEIKPFVKFKHCLHSVWFMIAYYIFALIIFFSGFSAINVLENKINDSNLNVYKILDLPIYSFLNFAKPLFYSGNSLIVKILLNVVIVIVGIAVVIGFSVMWMKLISISKKAKKKL; encoded by the coding sequence ATGAAAAATAGATTTATAAACTTAGAAAAAAATAGAAAAATAACCTTGATAATAGGGATATTAGTCTTATTAGTATTCTTATATTCAGCTATTGGAGATGCGATTTTTAGAGTTAAAGAATTCAATCAACAATTACAAACTGTTAATGACAATACTTTAAATGATTTATTAAATTACAGTCAGCTTAGACCAACTTTACTAGGTTTTATGTGAAAGAAAACATTAACTTTTACATATATAACTAACTTGTCAGTAGCAATAAGTTTAATCATTTATGCTTTTTATGGTGATAAATTATTTTCTAAACTTTGGGTACTTTATTCAGCTTCGTGAATTACAATTACTTTTCTAGTGTTTTGAACATTAATTTTTGCTGAATTAGCTAGAGCTGAGATTTGATCACTAAGTTTTACAATTTCAACTCATGCAATAAATCCAATAATTGCTATTGTAATGTTATTTTACTTAAAAAATGAAATAAAACCATTTGTTAAATTCAAACATTGTTTACACTCAGTTTGATTTATGATTGCTTACTACATATTTGCACTTATAATTTTCTTTAGTGGATTTAGTGCGATAAATGTACTTGAAAACAAAATTAACGATTCAAACTTAAATGTTTACAAAATTCTTGATTTGCCTATTTATAGCTTTTTAAATTTTGCTAAACCGCTATTTTACTCAGGTAATAGTTTAATAGTAAAAATACTTTTAAACGTAGTGATAGTTATAGTAGGAATTGCAGTAGTTATAGGATTTTCAGTGATGTGAATGAAATTAATAAGCATCTCAAAAAAAGCTAAGAAAAAACTTTAA
- a CDS encoding potassium channel family protein: MNIFNNKIINIINTIVTSDSDIKKLHLNKKQTHLIKFAQLFYIALIVFTVIFSFISFAFKGQEFKNIIITVNVLTFFVLLADYILHWITYPIRSEKSSKISSLISFPFTGVGLLLLICLLPSLSALQYLHLETNQVYKYFETLTFIRVIRLIFILKIFPPFKILINVFKEQKLILNYVFIFIMILIFVFALIIWKNEVEWLENETLIQTEKWFNSQNLTISHTSEEFINKYNEIKDSLSSNVVTNLFDALYFSTITLTTIGYGDFSPHAATSKFIVIVISIIGIAIFTIPSGIVAGSIMNNMSAMVDKKTKKKEKESKNSENK; the protein is encoded by the coding sequence ATGAATATTTTTAATAATAAAATAATAAATATCATTAATACGATCGTTACTAGTGATAGTGACATTAAAAAATTACACCTAAATAAAAAACAAACTCATTTGATTAAGTTTGCACAACTTTTTTACATCGCTTTAATCGTTTTTACAGTTATTTTTTCATTTATTAGTTTTGCATTTAAAGGTCAAGAGTTTAAAAATATTATCATTACAGTTAACGTTTTAACTTTTTTTGTTTTACTTGCCGACTATATTTTACATTGAATTACTTATCCTATTCGTAGTGAAAAAAGTAGCAAAATAAGCAGTTTAATTAGCTTTCCATTTACTGGTGTTGGTTTACTTTTACTAATCTGTTTACTACCATCACTTTCAGCACTTCAATATTTACATCTTGAAACAAATCAAGTCTATAAATATTTTGAAACTCTAACATTCATCAGAGTTATTCGTCTTATTTTTATTCTTAAAATCTTCCCACCATTCAAGATTTTAATAAATGTGTTTAAAGAACAAAAATTAATTCTTAATTATGTCTTTATTTTCATAATGATTTTAATCTTTGTTTTTGCATTAATCATCTGAAAAAATGAAGTAGAGTGACTCGAAAACGAAACGCTTATTCAAACTGAAAAATGATTTAACTCGCAAAATCTTACTATTAGTCATACAAGCGAAGAATTTATCAATAAATATAATGAAATTAAAGATTCATTAAGTTCAAATGTTGTAACTAATCTTTTTGATGCACTTTACTTTTCAACTATTACATTGACAACTATTGGTTATGGAGATTTTTCCCCACATGCAGCAACTTCAAAATTTATTGTTATAGTTATTTCAATTATTGGTATTGCAATCTTCACAATCCCTTCGGGTATTGTGGCCGGAAGTATTATGAACAATATGAGTGCTATGGTTGATAAAAAAACTAAAAAGAAAGAGAAAGAATCAAAAAATAGCGAAAATAAATAA
- a CDS encoding HAD family hydrolase, giving the protein MKSKWAIFSDVDGTIYGFPDKTLPEANRKKLLEITEKGVPFILNTGNGPFEKIKKLASLTKSRYMVCSNGAVIYDNLKNEFVHIEYIPLEEAKKIFDLADEQNIKLYYFGTDQYYLKNHDQAMYRFLSDFLEYEDWITDGRLNEDIHKIEVYGTEEEIKKAYETFKKANINLNIIYLGSHMEITKQGVSKGSAIKWMCENIFDTTLDNVMAIGDSQNDQQMLEIVGYSYAMANSDEQTKKVAKYHTSDVRQAGLAEAIDDYLYRSDFELKRQISQQTKK; this is encoded by the coding sequence ATGAAAAGTAAATGAGCAATCTTTAGTGATGTCGATGGAACAATTTATGGTTTTCCAGACAAAACTTTACCTGAAGCAAACAGAAAAAAATTATTAGAAATTACCGAAAAAGGAGTTCCATTTATTCTTAATACTGGAAATGGGCCTTTTGAAAAAATTAAAAAATTAGCTTCATTAACCAAATCTAGATACATGGTTTGTTCAAATGGAGCAGTTATTTATGATAACTTAAAAAATGAATTTGTTCATATTGAGTATATACCGCTTGAAGAAGCTAAAAAAATATTCGATTTAGCTGACGAGCAAAATATTAAACTTTACTATTTTGGAACTGATCAATACTACTTAAAAAATCATGATCAAGCAATGTATAGATTCCTTAGTGATTTTCTTGAATATGAAGACTGAATTACTGATGGACGTTTAAACGAAGATATTCATAAAATCGAAGTTTATGGGACTGAAGAAGAAATTAAAAAAGCATATGAAACATTCAAAAAAGCAAATATTAACTTAAATATTATCTACCTTGGATCACACATGGAAATTACTAAGCAAGGTGTGTCAAAAGGGTCAGCAATTAAATGAATGTGTGAAAATATCTTTGATACTACCTTAGATAATGTTATGGCTATTGGTGATAGTCAAAATGACCAACAAATGCTTGAAATTGTTGGGTATTCTTATGCAATGGCTAACTCAGATGAACAAACTAAAAAAGTGGCTAAATATCACACTTCAGATGTAAGGCAAGCTGGTTTAGCTGAAGCAATTGATGATTATTTATACAGAAGTGATTTTGAACTAAAAAGACAAATTTCACAGCAAACTAAGAAATAA
- the bcp gene encoding thioredoxin-dependent thiol peroxidase, with product MLKINQEAPEFTLLDQNNQPFTLSKYRNQKVLLYFYPKDNTSGCTKQACSYRDSMNQFEKLNIKVVGISKDSIESHKKFIEQNELNFTLLSDPEKQAIEKYFVWKEKVNFGKKYFGVVRSTFLIDENGKLIYVKYKTSPAIDVENVLKILK from the coding sequence ATGTTAAAAATTAATCAAGAAGCACCAGAGTTTACCCTTTTAGACCAAAACAATCAACCTTTTACTTTAAGTAAATATAGAAACCAAAAAGTTTTATTATATTTTTATCCTAAAGACAATACTTCAGGTTGCACAAAACAAGCTTGTTCATACAGAGATAGTATGAATCAGTTTGAAAAATTAAATATCAAAGTAGTTGGTATAAGTAAAGATAGTATTGAATCACATAAGAAATTTATTGAACAAAATGAACTTAATTTTACTTTACTATCTGATCCTGAAAAACAAGCGATTGAAAAATACTTTGTTTGAAAAGAAAAAGTTAATTTCGGTAAAAAATATTTTGGTGTTGTTCGTTCTACATTTTTAATTGATGAAAATGGAAAATTAATTTACGTTAAATATAAAACCAGTCCTGCGATTGATGTTGAGAATGTTCTTAAGATATTAAAATAA
- a CDS encoding IS1634 family transposase, with translation MKKDKWLVTKSKKKDTYYISIGISAGYGKGYKKLIGVGSLDELMKYHPDPINALKTECENWDTEWDRNKLKPIIDDFLKKSTNKIKITNYSLEILDKFINKLNIFENMSSTKSKNVIDVFRYMLQKRIIEKSSIFRCFNTQEDTDTDLPVSKTSFYNALDYLFDNKKRILKNINNQLVSENKRKLQVLWYDTTTAYFESFSRVGIRVPGFSKDGKFKEDQVVIGLITDENGIPLHYKLFPGNTTDSKTFIHFMLEMKRIYEIEKAVIVCDKGMSTNANIRFLEAYGIDYIISYRMKAGSKKVKEYVLKQDDYVNYGEEFKYKEQTYFSTWQNGRKNDKVRRRIISYSSSRASKDRKDRENLVNNFYKKAKNGMVSASDLNSIKKYKFFQKVNEDTLYKLNYDKIEEDEQFDGYYIYETSLLNISPSEIISIYQKQWQIEENFRVLKGTLELRPMFVWTYKHIEAYVLLSFLALVVLKYAIHWIGEHYLKDLGLVENITVTKFLDILKAAQKITKEVNGIVVSVEYENSKKLNNDLQYIEKLISKYM, from the coding sequence ATGAAAAAAGATAAATGACTTGTAACTAAAAGTAAGAAAAAAGACACTTATTACATTAGCATCGGGATAAGTGCCGGTTATGGAAAAGGTTATAAAAAATTAATAGGTGTTGGAAGTCTTGATGAATTGATGAAATATCACCCAGATCCAATAAATGCATTAAAAACAGAATGTGAAAATTGAGATACTGAGTGAGATAGAAATAAATTGAAACCCATAATTGATGATTTTCTTAAAAAATCTACAAATAAGATAAAGATAACAAATTATTCACTGGAAATATTAGACAAATTTATTAATAAACTAAATATTTTTGAAAATATGTCAAGTACAAAATCAAAAAATGTTATTGATGTTTTTAGATATATGCTTCAAAAAAGAATTATTGAAAAATCAAGTATTTTTAGATGTTTTAATACTCAAGAAGATACTGATACAGATTTGCCAGTATCAAAAACTAGTTTCTATAATGCTTTAGATTATTTATTTGATAATAAAAAACGAATTCTTAAAAATATAAATAATCAATTAGTATCTGAAAATAAAAGGAAATTACAAGTTCTTTGATATGATACAACAACTGCTTATTTCGAATCATTTTCAAGGGTAGGAATAAGAGTTCCTGGTTTTTCTAAAGATGGAAAATTTAAAGAAGATCAAGTAGTTATTGGTTTAATTACAGATGAAAATGGAATTCCATTGCATTATAAATTGTTCCCCGGAAATACGACTGATTCAAAAACTTTCATTCATTTTATGCTTGAGATGAAAAGAATTTATGAAATCGAAAAGGCTGTAATTGTTTGCGATAAAGGGATGAGTACAAACGCTAACATTAGGTTTTTAGAAGCATACGGAATTGACTATATCATTTCATATCGTATGAAGGCAGGAAGTAAAAAAGTCAAAGAGTATGTGTTAAAACAAGATGACTACGTTAATTATGGTGAAGAATTTAAGTATAAAGAACAAACATATTTTTCAACTTGACAAAATGGTAGAAAAAACGATAAAGTGAGACGAAGAATTATCTCTTACTCTTCATCAAGAGCTTCAAAAGACAGAAAAGATAGAGAAAATTTAGTCAATAACTTCTATAAAAAAGCTAAAAACGGAATGGTTTCAGCTTCTGATTTAAACTCAATTAAAAAATATAAATTTTTCCAAAAAGTTAATGAAGACACTTTATACAAATTGAATTACGACAAAATTGAAGAAGATGAACAATTTGATGGATATTACATTTATGAAACATCTTTATTAAACATTTCCCCAAGTGAAATTATTTCAATTTATCAAAAACAATGACAAATAGAAGAAAATTTCAGAGTTCTTAAAGGTACTTTGGAGTTAAGACCAATGTTTGTTTGAACTTACAAACACATAGAAGCATATGTTTTATTATCTTTTTTAGCTTTAGTTGTGCTTAAATATGCTATTCATTGAATTGGAGAACATTATCTAAAGGATTTGGGTTTAGTTGAAAACATCACTGTAACTAAATTCCTTGACATTCTTAAGGCTGCTCAAAAAATTACTAAAGAAGTCAATGGTATAGTTGTTTCAGTAGAATACGAGAACTCAAAGAAATTAAACAATGATTTACAGTACATAGAAAAATTAATAAGTAAGTATATGTAA
- a CDS encoding DUF1846 domain-containing protein produces the protein MEKCFNKNKYIKSQITKINQRIEFFKNKLYLEFGGKLFDDYHASRVLPGFEPDTKMSMLYKLKEKIEFMICINSEDVISQKIRSDIGISYEQDLFRLIEKLAKNEFYVGSVVITHYNNQEKIKSLTNKLDKLKIKYAFHYKIDNYPSDVNYICSENGFGKNQYIKTTRELVVVTAPGPGSGKLATCLSQIYNDYQNNIKSGYAKFETFPVWNIELDNPINLAYEAATVNLNDVNMIDPFHYKKYKKIAVNYNRDIESFPILQNLFRKIMNQDIYFSPTDMGVNMLKNGIINNQLANFYAQQEIIRRYFNIKLEVLKDYSKKDQLEKIQAIMNKLKIKQNYRKVYDYSVQLANANKRNYAAFEVDQKLISGKESELFEPSAAALLNALKVVSDIDLSVDVLPLEIINQILLFKKTDIFNSEGKLKVYDVLTTIAIQAKFDKNCKRMFDNLKKLNNSEFHTTKLLSKSEEETLKKLGVNITQELLND, from the coding sequence ATGGAAAAGTGCTTTAATAAAAATAAGTATATCAAGTCCCAAATTACAAAAATTAATCAAAGAATAGAGTTTTTTAAAAATAAATTGTACTTAGAATTCGGTGGTAAATTATTTGATGATTATCACGCTTCGCGGGTATTACCTGGTTTTGAACCTGATACAAAAATGAGCATGCTTTACAAATTAAAAGAGAAAATCGAATTTATGATTTGTATAAATTCCGAAGATGTAATTTCACAAAAAATTCGTTCTGATATTGGAATTAGTTATGAACAAGATCTTTTCAGATTGATTGAAAAACTTGCCAAGAATGAATTCTATGTAGGTTCAGTTGTAATAACTCATTATAATAATCAGGAAAAAATAAAGAGTTTGACAAATAAATTGGACAAGTTAAAAATTAAATATGCTTTCCACTATAAAATAGATAATTATCCAAGTGATGTTAATTATATTTGCAGCGAAAACGGTTTTGGAAAAAATCAATACATCAAAACCACTCGCGAGTTAGTTGTTGTTACTGCCCCAGGCCCAGGAAGTGGTAAATTAGCGACTTGTTTATCTCAAATTTACAATGACTATCAAAATAATATTAAGTCAGGTTATGCTAAATTCGAAACTTTCCCTGTTTGAAATATTGAATTAGACAATCCGATAAATTTAGCTTATGAAGCTGCTACAGTGAATTTAAATGATGTAAATATGATTGATCCGTTTCATTATAAAAAATATAAAAAAATTGCTGTTAATTATAATCGTGATATTGAAAGTTTTCCCATTTTACAAAACTTATTCAGAAAAATTATGAACCAAGATATTTACTTTTCACCAACAGATATGGGAGTAAATATGTTAAAAAATGGGATTATTAATAATCAACTAGCAAACTTTTATGCACAGCAAGAAATAATTAGACGATACTTTAACATTAAACTTGAAGTACTAAAAGATTACTCCAAAAAAGACCAACTTGAAAAAATTCAAGCAATAATGAATAAACTGAAAATTAAGCAAAATTACCGAAAAGTTTATGATTATTCAGTCCAATTAGCAAATGCAAATAAAAGAAATTACGCAGCTTTTGAAGTTGATCAAAAATTAATTAGTGGTAAAGAAAGTGAATTATTTGAGCCTTCAGCAGCAGCTCTGCTTAATGCTTTAAAAGTTGTCTCTGATATAGATTTAAGTGTTGATGTTTTGCCTTTAGAGATTATAAATCAAATACTTTTATTTAAAAAGACAGACATTTTTAATTCTGAAGGAAAATTGAAAGTTTATGATGTTTTAACTACAATTGCTATTCAAGCAAAATTCGACAAAAATTGCAAAAGAATGTTTGATAATCTAAAAAAATTAAATAATAGTGAATTTCATACAACAAAATTATTAAGCAAAAGCGAGGAAGAAACACTAAAAAAACTTGGTGTTAATATTACTCAAGAATTACTAAACGATTAA
- a CDS encoding cation-translocating P-type ATPase produces MNGKDMDTNIEELINSTDIKTGLSTEKVELNREKYGKNILTQNKKVNPFIAFLNQFKDFMIILLLIAAVISFGVAFYELYTNKDRSSTEIIISFVEPFIILLVVALNSMLGAYQEVKSDQAVRALEKINEQNAKVVRNGITITIPASELVVGDLIVIESGDTISADAKIIEAYNFYVVESSLTGESVAIEKNADKNIKQTNILAEKTNIVFSGTYSTNGRALAVVYSVGKNTEIGKINNLIQEQKTTTTPLQDKLNKMGKLFGWAGIILLFVSLIIQIVLINTLKGTWTNIDVYSNSLITAISLAVAAIPEGLVTFTTVLLAIGVSKMAKENAIIKSLPAIETLGSTNIICSDKTGTLTQNKMTVVDLFSENKLLSETKDKTSFKQILSAAIACSDAEINIVDKELIEVGDPTETGIIRAGLDIDLTKNEILEKYKKVSALPFDSERKLMSVLLENNSRKIMITKGAPDIIFNLTNADKKFRELNEQWSNKAYRVIAVAKKEMPSDTEVINFNDEKDLEIVGLIALIDPPREEVKQSILECLSAGVKPVMITGDHITTAVAIAKNLNIFNENDIALTGAELAKLSDEELYNTVEKVSVYARVNPSDKLRIVQAWQKHNKVVAMTGDGVNDAPALKASDIGCAMGITGTDVSKQAADVILTDDNFNTITKAIRGGREIFDKIKTVILNLLISSVTEIIVMMIGLFVFRFTFAQQINDADFWVLSASQLLWINLLTHGLPAIALGMVHSGDNVMNRKPFNKDESIFARGMGINLMIQSSIVSLLSLLSYSIIALIATKYNITGIDFVKVTSTACFVTLGMATSLSSLNLISHKSIFKCSVKRFKLVYLASMFSVFCVILAAYVPGVRTVFKMYDSNVYPFELWLIPVGLGFGLIVWNEISKATKIHAKIYKLNK; encoded by the coding sequence ATGAATGGAAAAGATATGGATACAAATATTGAAGAATTAATAAACTCTACCGATATTAAAACTGGATTATCTACTGAAAAAGTTGAATTAAACAGAGAAAAATACGGGAAAAATATTTTGACTCAGAATAAAAAAGTTAATCCTTTTATTGCTTTTTTAAACCAATTCAAGGACTTTATGATTATTCTCTTACTTATTGCTGCAGTAATTAGTTTTGGTGTAGCGTTTTATGAACTATACACCAATAAAGATAGAAGTAGTACTGAAATAATCATAAGTTTTGTTGAACCATTTATTATTCTTTTAGTTGTTGCTCTTAATAGTATGCTTGGTGCGTATCAAGAAGTTAAAAGTGATCAAGCAGTTAGAGCTTTAGAAAAAATAAATGAACAAAATGCTAAAGTTGTAAGAAACGGAATTACTATTACAATTCCTGCTTCAGAATTAGTTGTCGGAGATTTAATTGTAATTGAATCTGGTGATACTATTTCAGCTGATGCAAAAATTATTGAAGCATACAATTTCTATGTTGTTGAATCTTCACTAACTGGTGAAAGTGTTGCAATTGAGAAAAATGCTGATAAAAATATAAAACAAACTAATATTTTAGCCGAAAAAACTAACATTGTTTTTTCAGGAACTTATTCAACTAATGGACGTGCACTTGCTGTAGTTTATTCAGTTGGTAAAAATACTGAAATTGGAAAAATTAACAATTTAATCCAAGAACAAAAAACTACAACTACTCCATTACAAGATAAATTAAACAAAATGGGTAAATTATTTGGTTGAGCAGGAATTATTTTACTTTTTGTAAGTTTAATTATTCAAATTGTTTTAATTAACACTCTTAAGGGAACTTGAACAAATATTGATGTTTACTCAAACTCTTTAATTACCGCAATTAGTTTAGCGGTTGCAGCTATACCTGAAGGCTTAGTAACCTTTACAACTGTTCTTCTTGCTATTGGTGTTTCAAAAATGGCTAAAGAAAATGCGATTATTAAATCACTACCAGCTATCGAAACACTCGGATCAACAAATATTATTTGTTCAGATAAAACCGGAACATTAACTCAAAATAAAATGACTGTAGTTGATTTATTCTCAGAAAATAAATTACTTTCAGAAACCAAAGATAAAACTTCATTTAAACAAATTCTTAGTGCAGCAATAGCTTGTTCAGATGCTGAAATAAATATTGTTGACAAAGAATTAATTGAAGTTGGAGATCCAACCGAAACAGGAATTATACGTGCTGGACTAGATATTGATTTAACTAAAAATGAAATTTTAGAGAAATATAAAAAAGTTTCTGCATTACCATTTGATAGTGAAAGAAAATTAATGTCTGTACTTCTTGAAAATAATTCACGTAAAATTATGATAACTAAAGGTGCACCAGACATTATCTTTAATTTAACTAATGCTGATAAGAAATTTAGAGAACTTAATGAACAGTGATCTAATAAAGCATATCGTGTAATTGCTGTCGCTAAAAAAGAAATGCCTAGCGATACTGAAGTAATTAACTTTAACGATGAAAAAGATTTAGAAATTGTTGGATTAATTGCTTTAATTGACCCACCTAGAGAAGAAGTTAAACAATCAATTCTAGAATGTTTAAGTGCTGGTGTAAAACCAGTTATGATTACTGGGGACCATATCACTACTGCTGTTGCAATTGCAAAAAATTTAAACATCTTCAACGAAAATGATATTGCTTTAACTGGTGCAGAACTAGCAAAATTAAGTGATGAAGAATTATACAACACTGTTGAGAAAGTTTCAGTTTATGCAAGAGTAAATCCTAGTGATAAACTTAGAATTGTACAAGCGTGACAAAAACACAACAAAGTTGTCGCTATGACTGGTGATGGAGTCAATGATGCTCCTGCTCTTAAAGCATCAGATATTGGTTGTGCTATGGGGATAACAGGAACTGATGTTTCCAAACAGGCTGCGGACGTTATTTTAACTGATGATAATTTCAATACAATCACTAAAGCAATTCGTGGTGGTAGAGAAATTTTTGACAAAATCAAAACTGTTATTTTAAATTTACTAATCTCATCAGTAACTGAAATTATTGTTATGATGATTGGTCTATTTGTGTTTAGATTTACCTTTGCACAACAAATAAATGATGCTGATTTTTGAGTTCTTTCAGCATCTCAATTACTTTGAATCAACCTTTTAACTCACGGTTTACCAGCTATAGCACTAGGTATGGTTCACAGTGGTGATAATGTTATGAATAGAAAACCATTTAATAAAGATGAATCAATCTTTGCTAGAGGTATGGGAATTAATTTAATGATTCAATCTTCAATAGTTTCGCTTTTATCATTATTATCATATTCAATCATAGCTTTAATTGCAACTAAATATAATATTACTGGAATTGACTTTGTTAAAGTGACTTCAACTGCCTGCTTTGTAACTTTAGGAATGGCCACTTCATTAAGTTCACTAAATTTAATAAGTCATAAATCAATTTTTAAATGCAGTGTAAAAAGATTTAAGTTAGTATATTTAGCAAGTATGTTCTCAGTATTCTGTGTTATTCTTGCTGCTTATGTTCCTGGAGTAAGAACTGTATTTAAAATGTATGACTCAAACGTATACCCATTTGAATTATGATTAATTCCAGTAGGACTAGGTTTTGGTTTAATAGTATGAAATGAAATTTCAAAAGCTACTAAAATTCATGCAAAAATTTATAAGTTAAACAAATAA
- a CDS encoding ECF transporter S component yields MKSPILPPTNKWGIFSKWTIKKMVFVGILIAVSVALTIFLSSGIPAAYLPQLKLSIIGLPVKITGFIFGPIIGFLVGLLSDIISMFFIVPTLYSPLYTLATAMNGLVSGIIGWFFMHFLKFYFDDQSKIEHLKGKIFKLNLKFDELVSKEEFEKAKSVHEKIIKISRQIKNIDKVKTESQLRNVCLIISVFFLSLLIVILISVIGFELPDSAFVKLPINNRWMLLFLTVAGFATMMIFLAITRFKLNKTSYLIVIPIVIFSALLEITNVPILAIGDASVTNNGGFGDIVLWIFSHTLTSPVKIWINLLIIYYSYSIVSKLIYKNENLGY; encoded by the coding sequence ATGAAATCACCTATTTTACCACCTACAAATAAATGAGGAATTTTTAGTAAATGAACCATCAAAAAAATGGTTTTTGTTGGTATTTTAATTGCAGTTTCAGTAGCATTAACTATTTTTTTAAGTAGTGGAATTCCGGCAGCTTATTTACCACAATTAAAATTAAGTATTATTGGTTTACCTGTAAAAATTACTGGTTTTATTTTTGGTCCAATTATTGGTTTTTTGGTCGGTTTATTAAGTGATATTATTTCAATGTTTTTCATTGTTCCAACACTTTATAGTCCACTTTACACATTAGCAACAGCTATGAATGGCCTAGTTTCAGGAATAATTGGTTGATTTTTTATGCATTTTCTTAAATTTTACTTTGATGATCAATCAAAAATTGAGCATCTAAAAGGAAAGATTTTTAAACTTAATCTTAAATTTGATGAATTAGTTTCTAAAGAGGAATTTGAAAAGGCTAAAAGTGTACATGAAAAAATAATTAAGATTTCAAGACAAATTAAAAATATTGATAAAGTTAAAACTGAATCACAGCTTAGAAATGTTTGCTTAATTATTTCTGTTTTCTTTTTAAGTCTATTAATAGTTATCCTAATTTCAGTAATTGGTTTTGAATTACCTGATTCAGCTTTTGTCAAATTACCTATAAATAACCGTTGAATGCTTTTATTTTTAACAGTTGCTGGTTTTGCAACGATGATGATTTTTCTTGCTATAACAAGGTTTAAGTTAAATAAAACAAGTTATTTAATTGTAATCCCGATTGTTATTTTCTCAGCGTTATTAGAGATAACAAATGTTCCGATTTTAGCTATAGGAGATGCATCAGTTACAAATAATGGTGGATTTGGAGATATTGTACTTTGAATTTTTAGCCACACACTAACTAGTCCAGTTAAGATTTGAATTAATTTATTAATCATTTATTACTCTTACAGTATTGTTTCAAAATTGATTTACAAAAATGAAAATTTAGGTTATTAG